The sequence CATCTTGCGAGTCTGACTGAACTCGCCGGCCTTGATCCGGTAGAAGTAGACACCGGAGGAAACCTTGCGTCCGTAGTTGTCCGAACCGTCCCACTGGATCTGGTAAGAGCCTTCGCTCTTGGACTCATTCACCAGTGTCCGCACGAGCTGACCGCGTATGTTGTAGACTTTCAGCTGTACCTGGACGTTATCACCCTCAGGAATATCGTAGGCGATTGTCGTCGACGGGTTGAACGGGTTAGGAAAGTTCGACAGGGCAAAATCCTTCGGCAGCAAGGCCTTCGGCGACAGAACCTCGCGGCTCAGCTCGACCGCTACGCCTTCCTCGAAGCCGGCGTTCAGCAGAGAAATCTCGCCGACACCGTCGAACTTATCACCCGTGGCGCTGATTGCGATGTTCAGGATCGCGCCGTTACCCTTAACAATCCGGCCGCCCTCGATATTAACCAGGACGATCGTGTAGATACCTTCCTTGGTGTTGTTGCCGGTGACAACCGAGACGCCCTTGAGGCGCTCAGTGGCCGTGGCCTCACCCATAATGAACTTCTCGGTGTCGTACTTGATCCGGAAAACAGCCATGTTCAGGTTGTCGCTGGTTTCCAGATTCAGCGCCAGATTGGCGGTAGACTTGCCGGTGGCCTCGTAGCTTAGCTCAGCCTTGGCGGAGGCGTCCTCAGGAACGCTTACACCAGCCAGCAGAGTACCGGTGCCTCTCCAGATCGCCAGTTCGGCGACCAGGTCGGCGGTTAGGAACGCGCCATCCTGGTCCAGATCGAGACCGAAGTAATCGACCAGCTTCGGGACGATCTCATCGATAGCGATCAGGTAGACCAGACGCATAACGTCGGCAACGTTCACCGCGTCATCGGTCATGTTCCTCTTACCGCGGGTCGGTGCCACCACGTACATCATGGTGTCGCTGTAGGTCACGCTGTCAACAGCGTCCACAGCGACGATCTGGTATTTGATCACGACAGCCGTATCCACAGCCACCGTATCGGGCAGCGCCAGGCTCACCTGAGACGAATCCAGGCTGGCAACCGCAACACCGACGACCGAGTCGAATGCGACAGCATCCGACATCTCGAAGGTATTATCGGCGCCCAGAGTCAACTCGCTGCGCCAGACGTTGAGGTAAACAGCGGTAACCAGATCCGCATCCAGGACGTTGGCCGTGATCGTACCGGCCGTTGTCAGGTTAGGCACCAGCGAATCGGTTGGGCTGACGATGTTGATAACACCAGCTGCACCGGTGAACTGAGTCCTGGCGTTGAAGTAGACCGCGCTGACACCGGTCGCCCAGACAGCGATAGCAACCGAGTCGCCCGCGCCGCCGGCGCGCCAGGTGGCCAACGCTTTACCAGCCGCATCGGTGGTGGCATCAACCGAGTCGGCATCGGCCGCAAGGTCGACACTATTGGTATCGGCAAATGCACCCGTGGTGTCGCCATAGGCAAGACCGAAGCTTACCGTACCAGCGACAACCGGGTTACCATTGGCATCTGCAAGCGTGGCCGTCAGTGTCGGCAGGTTTGCGCCACGGTTACCCGTCACCAGACTGTCAGGATCGAGAGTAATCGCAGCCGCGGCACCAGCATTGACGTAAACGGTAACCGAGCTGCCGGTAGCCGCTCCAGTGGTATCGCTGAGCGTGATGGTATAATCAACACCACCATTGGTGGAGCCCGCAAGGATACCAATGCTGTCAGCGTAGTTCCCGCCGTCTTTCAAAATCAAGCCGGCCGCCAGAGAATCGTACATGCCTTCACCGCTACCGACAGTACCAAGCACATCGTCATACTTCTGGAAGACCACCAGGTCTGCGCCGGTCAAGGTGGAATCCACGCTCGTAAAGATCAGCTTATTGGCACTGATGTTGTCACCCGCGGAGCCACCAAGCAGGTTGCCGTACTGATCGGCAACCACGATCTGGAACCAGGCCGTGTCGCCGACAGTCAGGGTATCAACAGCATCACCCATGTCAATGTCGCTGAGCCACTTGACACCGGCGCGCACAGTATCCTGGTCGCCGGAGGGCGGGATAAGCGCGTACTGAGCCAGAGTGTCGTCATTGATCGTCAGGCTGGTCGTGTTGAATACAGGCGTAGCCGAGCTGGCCAGCATGACCTTATAAAAGTTCGCCGAATCGGCGATTGTCGGATTAACAATACCCCAGACCTTAATGTAGATGGTCTGTGCGGTTGACGTGGCGTTGAAGGTGATCGGCACGGAGAAAGCAACCGAGTCGCCATCGCCCTGATAAACTCCACCAGCCGAATAGTAAGTATTATCATCAGCCGATATGGATACGCTGGTTGTCGTTAAGCCAGCGGCATCGCCGAAGTTCACCAGCTTAAGGATGATCAGGCTGTCCGCACTGTTCTGATCCAGCACGTTGGCCGTGCCGTCAATGGAAACCGGCAGGACTACGGTAAGTTTCATCGTATCCGTGCGGCCCGCATTCCCCCCACCGAGCATCGTGATCGTCGGCGTGTTCAGCGAATCAACCAGCGTCTGGTCCGCCAGCGAGATCAGGCCCAGATCCTTCATGCGCTTGCCAGGGTCGTAACCCGAACCCATCGCCGCAGGATCCCATTCAATGCTCAGGCGGCGGTTGTTGCCCGTGTAGAGCAGGCTCAACCCAAGGGCGTCATCACCTGTACCACCCAGGTTGATCGTCGCGCTGTCGCCGGATGCTGCCGCTTGGGCAAAACCCGCGATATACGACGAATCCGCCGCATTGGCCGTTACGCCTGCCTGGAGGCCGATATTATCGAACCGGATCGAATCCCGGACCGCAACGACCGCATCGTCGTAACCCTGCGGGTCACGGCCGTCGATCAGGAAGTTGATCGCCATTTCAAGGCCATGCCCCTCGCCTGTTGCGACGGAACCGGTATTCGGTATGTCGATAGCATCCAAGAAAACGTTGGTCGCTGTGACCAGGCTAAAGTTGGCTACCTGGTTATAGGAGGTATCCAACGCGACGATCGGCAGGGTCGTGTCGATCGGCAGACCCTTGATCGGGGTCACTCCAGCCAGGCTGGCTACAAACGCATCGGTGTCGAACGCCACCGGCGAGCCGGGCTCGACCTTGATCTTGACCGTGTCATTTACTGCCGGGGAGTTCGTCGCATAGAATACTACCGCGATTGAGTCGCCCTTACCGACACTGTTTGTGTCGGCCGGATGGCTGGCCATTCCAAAATAAATCGGTAAATTGGTATTTCCAGCACTTATCGTTACGGCAGAAGCGGCGAGAGTCGGCTCAAAACTACTGCCGTCAAACACATCAGTGCCCATGTTCGTATTGTCGAAAGTTGCGGCAGGCGTGGTGTATACGCTGTTGGCCGTCTTGCCGCTGGCCAGATAACCGGTCTTGGTAGCGTCGATAACGAGTTCGCCCGCGTCATTGTCCCAAGCCTCGTATATAAACTTGACGGCTACAGGATCGGTGTCCGTACCAACCACGGGCGTACCGCTGAAACTCTCACCGAAAATGTTTTTCAGCGTGATTGTGAAGGTAGCATCCAGCCGGCCACCCACGTATGTCGGGCCGCCAATGGTTACGCCGGAGATAACGAGCGAACCGAGCTGCTCGCCGGCAGCGGCGGGCAGACGGGCGCGGGTGATCGAGCTCGTGTTGTCAGCAGGGGTGTTTATCACCGTGTTCTCGGCCACATTACCGTAAAGAGTGACGGTAAAGGTTGTGGAGTCCGTGGTAGCATCACCATCGAACGCCAGACCCGCACCACCGGTAGCAACCGCTCCGGGGACGCGCATACCAAGCAGCAAATACGTACTGGTGCCATCCCGGAAAACTAGATCACTTATATTCGGTGCAGCATTAATCAGACCGGCATTGAAACGAATTACAATCTTGGTGCTGTCCTCTTCAGTCAGACCTGCGTGGGTGATGATGTTCGATGTCCACGCTGTTATACCTCCAACACCGTCTATAGCATTGTCCACACTGTCCACCGACCAATATCCGGCAGCGGCAGGGACACTGATGACGAGGCTGTCATCACCAGTAGCATAATAATCCGGTACATTGTTGCCGAAACGGTCAACGATTATGATCGAGTCCCCACTCGGGAACGGAACGTCCGCATCGTCGATATAACCTCCGATGGAGGTATTAAATTTGACTCCATCAGCCAGATCGTTAATCGCCATCAGGTCCGTATCGTCGAAAGTGGTTCCCACCTGGGAGGAAATATTCAGGGAGAAGATCATCGCGGTCCCGGCGAGTTCGGAGTTTACATCGGACTGCAATCCACCGATGTAGACATCCTTGTAAAACTCGAGCAGAAGCAGCTTGTCATCATTAAACAAGATGGTGCTGGTGATGGTAGCCGATGGCCTCGTGGAGCCGCTGTAACTGGCCGTGTCATTCAGCACCAGCGCAATATCAGCGGGGTCTATCAGGATACTCTGGGGGGTCCCTGACCTTGTAAACCCGCTGTAAAGCCTCATAATAACACTATCTTTAGCACCAGCCATCAGCACGGTACCCACAGGAAACGTAACCGTGTAGTTGACCGAGCTCAGAGACTGGGCGTCAATGGCCCACTCGGCCTGGACATCCATTTGACGGCCGACGGTATCGGTCGTTCCCGAGGTGTTGTGCCATGCGTTTGCCAGATCGCCATCGCTCTGATACGTCCTGATATAAAAATCTACAGCATCAGCACTGGTTACCTGAGCGAAAGCGCTAGTGCTCAACCCAAGCAGCAGAAACACAGCCGCTGCCATGGTGAGAAGGCGTGACTTCATAAGAGATGCCCTCCAACAAAAAAGTGAGAAATTGTATTGCCGTAAGGCAAAACCAGTCGGGTTTGCTCCATATACGATCCTCCTTCGTGCGTTTTGTTAATAGGTTTCACAAGTGCCTCAAATCGTGATAACTTCTGTTTCCAAATCCGTTTTTCAGCTCTGAAAATGACAATAACGGGAGCTGAACGCACAGGCCCGCAAGCCGTGCGCCTAACACCTGCCTCTCTGTAACCATTTGTATGGCAACAATTTACCTTGGCAGTAACCGATATGCACTATTCCTCTGGAACCCCAAACTTCTAAATTATATAGCTCCGCCATGCTCATGTCAAGAATTTTCTGCCAAGTTAAGCATAATTGAATTGCCGCCAAATCCAGCTACAGCCTTATTTTCGATACACATCCTCCTGTTCGGGTAAAGGTCTGTTTGCAAACGAATAAAATAATAGTTCGCAATTATCATCCTCCCAGTAGTTTCAGAAGTGCAAGCAGGTCGAAAATATCGGTCGTGCCGTTCTGGTCCACGTCGGAGATAATACTGGGCTGCTCCTTGCCGCCCAATACCTTGAGCAGCTCCAGCACGTCGAAAATATTGATACTGATATTGCCGTCCAGATCACCGGGGGTACCGGTATACTCGGCCACGACCAGTTCGTAAACCTCGCCGGGCGCCCCTTGCGGAGACAGCACGACATTCATTTCATCGCGGGCCTCGATGTAGTAACTGATCACGGTCCCATCGGCCAGCACGCCTTCCTCCACCGTGGCGAGAAACAGGTTGACCCCCGAACGCTCCATGATCAGGCTGCGGTAATCCTCTTCTCCCACCGCGTAAAACAGGGTCACGCCGGTAGAGGAAACCACCTCGTCGTCGGTGACATTGACCCGGAACTGATAGGTGCCGTCCAGGCTGTAGAGCGTGTCGACATCCTCGACATCGATTGTCCAGCCGCCGGCCGAGACCCGAAGGTCCGTGATCACCGGAGCGACAACGTCGAGCACCGCGCCGATAGTGTAGTCGATCAACTGCGGGTTGGTCAGTTTGAAAGTGGCCACGTTCAGGGTGGTGTCCACAGACTGGCTGTCGGCCAGCACCCACTTTCCCAGGGTCCCGTCATAGCCGAACACCTTGATCCGGTCTTCGCTAAAATTCGGTATCTCGCTGGGGAGGTCCTCGTCATTGTAGCTCAGAGTAACAGAAATATTCATTCCCGGCACCAGCGAATCGGCGCCCTCGGCCGCCGAATAAGCAGTCAGGTCGAGCTGCCAGCCGCGGCGGATTCCGTAGAACTGGCTCTCGAGTTCACCGGCCAG is a genomic window of Candidatus Glassbacteria bacterium containing:
- a CDS encoding T9SS type A sorting domain-containing protein; protein product: MKSRLLTMAAAVFLLLGLSTSAFAQVTSADAVDFYIRTYQSDGDLANAWHNTSGTTDTVGRQMDVQAEWAIDAQSLSSVNYTVTFPVGTVLMAGAKDSVIMRLYSGFTRSGTPQSILIDPADIALVLNDTASYSGSTRPSATITSTILFNDDKLLLLEFYKDVYIGGLQSDVNSELAGTAMIFSLNISSQVGTTFDDTDLMAINDLADGVKFNTSIGGYIDDADVPFPSGDSIIIVDRFGNNVPDYYATGDDSLVISVPAAAGYWSVDSVDNAIDGVGGITAWTSNIITHAGLTEEDSTKIVIRFNAGLINAAPNISDLVFRDGTSTYLLLGMRVPGAVATGGAGLAFDGDATTDSTTFTVTLYGNVAENTVINTPADNTSSITRARLPAAAGEQLGSLVISGVTIGGPTYVGGRLDATFTITLKNIFGESFSGTPVVGTDTDPVAVKFIYEAWDNDAGELVIDATKTGYLASGKTANSVYTTPAATFDNTNMGTDVFDGSSFEPTLAASAVTISAGNTNLPIYFGMASHPADTNSVGKGDSIAVVFYATNSPAVNDTVKIKVEPGSPVAFDTDAFVASLAGVTPIKGLPIDTTLPIVALDTSYNQVANFSLVTATNVFLDAIDIPNTGSVATGEGHGLEMAINFLIDGRDPQGYDDAVVAVRDSIRFDNIGLQAGVTANAADSSYIAGFAQAAASGDSATINLGGTGDDALGLSLLYTGNNRRLSIEWDPAAMGSGYDPGKRMKDLGLISLADQTLVDSLNTPTITMLGGGNAGRTDTMKLTVVLPVSIDGTANVLDQNSADSLIILKLVNFGDAAGLTTTSVSISADDNTYYSAGGVYQGDGDSVAFSVPITFNATSTAQTIYIKVWGIVNPTIADSANFYKVMLASSATPVFNTTSLTINDDTLAQYALIPPSGDQDTVRAGVKWLSDIDMGDAVDTLTVGDTAWFQIVVADQYGNLLGGSAGDNISANKLIFTSVDSTLTGADLVVFQKYDDVLGTVGSGEGMYDSLAAGLILKDGGNYADSIGILAGSTNGGVDYTITLSDTTGAATGSSVTVYVNAGAAAAITLDPDSLVTGNRGANLPTLTATLADANGNPVVAGTVSFGLAYGDTTGAFADTNSVDLAADADSVDATTDAAGKALATWRAGGAGDSVAIAVWATGVSAVYFNARTQFTGAAGVINIVSPTDSLVPNLTTAGTITANVLDADLVTAVYLNVWRSELTLGADNTFEMSDAVAFDSVVGVAVASLDSSQVSLALPDTVAVDTAVVIKYQIVAVDAVDSVTYSDTMMYVVAPTRGKRNMTDDAVNVADVMRLVYLIAIDEIVPKLVDYFGLDLDQDGAFLTADLVAELAIWRGTGTLLAGVSVPEDASAKAELSYEATGKSTANLALNLETSDNLNMAVFRIKYDTEKFIMGEATATERLKGVSVVTGNNTKEGIYTIVLVNIEGGRIVKGNGAILNIAISATGDKFDGVGEISLLNAGFEEGVAVELSREVLSPKALLPKDFALSNFPNPFNPSTTIAYDIPEGDNVQVQLKVYNIRGQLVRTLVNESKSEGSYQIQWDGSDNYGRKVSSGVYFYRIKAGEFSQTRKMVILK